One Streptomyces umbrinus genomic window, AGTTGTTGATGAACGAGATCGAGGACTCCACGACCCGGGTCTCGAATCTCGTGAACGCGGCCAAGCAGTACTCCCAGCTCGACCGGGCGCCCTACCAGGTCGCCGATGTGCACGAACTGCTGGACAGCACGCTGATGATGCTCGCCGGGAAGATCGGCTCCGGCATCAGGATCGTCAAGGAGTACGACCGCGAACTGCCCAGGATCCCCGCCTACCCCGGCGAGTTGAACCAGGTGTGGACGAACCTCATCGACAACGCCGCCTCCGCGATGGGCGGCGAGGGCGTGCTGACCGTCCGCACCGCGCTCGAACGGGACCAGTTGCTCGTCGAGTTCCGCGACACCGGGCCCGGGGTGCCCGAGGAGATCCGCGGCAGGATCTTCGACCCGTTCTTCACGACGAAGCCGGTCGGTGAGGGCACCGGACTCGGGCTCGACATCTCCTGGCGCATCGTCGTGAACAAGCACCACGGGCATCTGGAGGTCCACTCCGAGCCCGGCGACACCCGCTTCCAGGTGTTCCTCCCGCTCACCGCCGCCGAACCCGACGCCCCTCAGGAGGCCTCATGACCACGGACGGAATCGACCCGGGGGTCCCGCCGAGCGGTGCGGGCTGCGTCGAATGCGACGAGGTGGGTGGCTGGTGGTTCCATCTGCGCCGATGCGCCCAGTGCGGACATGTGGGCTGCTGCGACGACTCCCCCGCCAAGCACGCCACGGCCCATCACCAGACCACCGGCCATCCGATCATCCGCAGCTTCGAGCCGGGCGAGGCCTGGTTCTGGAACTTCAAGACGTCCGAGCTGTACGAGTCCGGTCCGGAGCTCGCTCCGCCGCTCGCCCACCCGGCGGACCAGCCCGCGCCCGGGCCCGCGGGACGGGTTCCGGCGAACTGGGCGGAGACCCTGCGCTGAAGTTGATCTCCGTCATCGGAAGCAGCCCCGGAGTCGGCAAGTCCACGCTGTGCCGGGCCCTGGCCGACTGGCCGGCCGGGCTCGGCGCCTCGATCGACCACTTCGAGGAGGCTGACATCCTCGCCCGGCCCGCCTTCCGGCCCGTTGCCGAGGAGTTCGCCGGTGGGGCCGGTGCCGTCCGGCCCGAGACGCTCGTCGAGTGCACTCGTGCCTACGTCGACGAGTCGCTCGCGGCGGGCAGGGACTGCCTGGTGACGGACGCGCTGCTGCCGTTCGTCCCGTCGCTCGTGGCATGGGGCCACGACGAGAGCACCCTCGTCCAGGTCATGAAGGACCTGACCGGGGCCATGGAACCCGCCGACGTCACCGTGGTGTACGTCCACGACGACCCGGCGACCGCACTGCGACGGGCCGTCGAGCGTGAGGGGGCCGACTGAGCTCGCCTCTTCTCCCGGCACCAGGTCGGTCCACGATCTCCCGTCCGCCGCCGCTCATCTCCGCTTCGAGGCGGATCTGACCCGTCGGCTGCTGGCACTGACCCCGTGGCAGGTACTCACCGTGGACGCGGGGACACTCGACGCGGCGGAGTCCTTCGACCACACCCGGCGCCGCCTGACCGAACTGCTGAGGCTGCCGACGCGACCGTGAGGGCGGCCCGGGCCCACTCTCGGTGGCTGTGTCGGTGGTGCGTGCCAGGATGGATGTGTGCCGACCACCTCTTTCACCACGCCGTTCATCGGCCGCGAGGACGAACTGGCCCGCCTGACCCGAGTCCTGGACCGGGCCCGGGCCGGTGAGGCGCGTGCCGTGCTCGTCGCGGGGGACGCGGGAGTCGGCAAGACCCGACTGCTCGCCGAGGCCGCGGGGCATGCCGCCGAGGCCGGCACGACCGTCGTCACGGGGCACTGTGTGGACCTCGGTGACGTGGGTCTGCCCTATCTGCCGTTCACCGAGATCGTGGGTGTGCTCGCCGACGACGAGCGGTTCTCCGCCGCCCTGGCCTCGCATCCCGTGGTGGACCGGCTGCTCGGCGACGGCGGCGGTGGCGCGGGGGACGCGGGCGGACGGCTGCAGTTGTTCGAGGGCATGGCGAGTCTGCTGACCGATCTCGCCGGGACCGCCCCGCTGCTGCTGGTCCTGGAGGACCTGCACTGGGCTGACCAGTCCTCCCGCGACCTGCTGCGCTTCCTGCTCAGCCGGGGGATCCTGCAGTCCCGGGTCCGCTCAAGAGGAGCGGACGCGGTCGCGGGTGGTGCGCCCGGTCAGCGGCTCGCGGTGTTCGCCTCGTACCGCGCCGACGACCTGCACCGCAGACACCCGCTGCGCCCCCTGCTCGCCGAGCTCGTCCGGCTGCCCGTCGTCGAACGGCTCGAACTGCGGCCGATGCCCGACGGCGAGGTGGCGCGCCTCGTCCGTGCCCAGCAGGCCGCCCCGCTGCCCGATGCCACCGTCCGCCGTATCGTCGAGCGCGCCGAGGGCAACGCGTTCTACGCGGAGGAGTTGCTCGCCGCCACCTCCGAGACCATGCCCGGGGCGGTGTCCGCCGTGCCGAGCGGGCTGGCCGACGTGCTGCTCATCCGCTTCGAGCAACTCACGGCGACCGCCCAGCAGGTGCTGCGCACGGCAGCCGTCGCGGGGCGCCGCGTCGAGCACGATCTGCTGCGCGACACCGTCCAACTGCCCGAGGAGGAGCTGGAGTCGGCCCTGCGCGAGGCCGTCGGACGGCAGCTCCTCGTCCCCGGTGACGACGACACGTACTCCTTCCGTCATGCCCTGATCCGCGAGGCCGTGTACGCCGACCTGCTGCCGGGTGAACGGGTGCGGCTGCACAGGGCGTTCGCCGGAGTGCTGGCCGGACGCGGCCACCGGGCCGAGAGCGCGGCGGAGCGCGCCCACCACTCCCGGGAGAGCCACGACCTGGCCGACGCGCTGGCCGCGTCGCTGGAGGCCGCCGACCACGCGGGCAGCGTCCGGGCGCCCGCCGAGGAGCTGCGGCATCTGGAAGCCGCGCTCGACCTGTGGTCGGCGGTGCCTGCGGCCGCGCGGCCCGACGGCTTCGACACGGTCACTTTGACGCTGCGGGCCTCCGCGGCCGCCGCGCACGCCGGTGAGACCCACCGGGCCGTCTCGCTGACGCGGTCCGCGCTCGCGAGGGTCGGCAACGACGAGGACTCCGAACTGGCCGCCCGCGTCCGCTACACGCTGGCGGGCAACCTCATGCGCATCGACAACCTCGCGGCGGCTTTCACGTACAGCAACGAGGCGCTCGCGATGATCCCCGCCGATCCTCCGTCGCGCACCTGGGTGTGGGCCGCGTCCACGCACGTCATGGCGGCGACGTACATGGGCGAGGACGAGGCCGCCCACCGCGTGGCCCGCAAGGCACTGCGCATCGCCGAGGAACTCGACGTGTCCGACGCGCAGGCCGATCTGCTGATCTCCCTGGTCAGCCTCGAAGGGGGCAGTCGGCGCACCCCCGAGGGGCGGGCCCGGCTGCGGGACGCACGAGAGCTGGCCCGCCGCGCGGGCAACGCCTCCGTCGAGATGCGCGCGCTCTTCAACCTCTCCATCGGCGCGCACGAGTCCGGTGACCTGGACGAATGCCTGACCTGGCTCACCGAGGGGCTGGAGCGCGCGGGCCGCGCCGGGCTCCTCTCGTCCCCGTACCCGGTGGAGATGCGCTATCTGCGCTCCCTGATGCTCTACACCCTCGGCCAGTGGGACGAGTGCCTCCGGGCCGCGGAGACCGAACTCGACGGGCTGCCGACGGCGGGCAGGTACGCGATCGGGCCCGCCCTGTCCGTGGCGCTGGCGCGCGGTGACCAGCATGCCGTCGAGCGGGCCCGGGCCCTGCTCGACGGGCCGTTCGACTGGATGGCCACGCTCGTCGCGGGCCTCCTCCTGACCGACGCCGCGGTACTGCGACACGACGCGGAAGGAGCCCTCGAACAGTTCCGTACGACGCTTGCCGCTCTCATAGACGACGCCGGCACCACGCCCCATGTGGCCGTACGGCTCGCGGCCCTCGCCCTGACCGCCATCGGGGACGCGGTCGTGGACTCCCGGCGGACCGGCGACGAGGAGGGGGTCGACCGCTGGACGGAGACCGGGACGGAGCTGGTGGAGCTGGCCCGGATCACGGCGAACAAGGGCGAGGACGATACGCCACAGGGCCCGGAAGGGCTGGCGTGGCTGGCGCGCGCCGAGGCGGAGTGGACGCGGGCCTGTGCCCGGCCGGACGACGGACCGGGCGTCGAACTGAGCGTCGGGGCCTGGGAGAAGGCCGTCGCGGCGTTCGGCTACGGAGACGTCTATGAGCAAGCCCGCTGTCAACTGCGCCTGGCGGAGGCCCTGTTGGTGGCGGAGCGGCGAGACGAGGCCGCCGCGCACGCGCGTACCGCGCGCGACACGGCCGTCCGGCTGGGCGCCGTGCCACTGCTCGACGAGGTCGAGCGGCTGATCCGCCGGGGCCGCCTCGCGGAGACCCCGTCCGCGGCCGAGCGGGCACCCGTCCTGACGGCACGCGAGAACGACGTACTGCTCCTCCTCTCCCGCGGCCGCACCAACCGCCAGATCGGCGAGGAGCTCTTCATCAGCGGGAAGACGGCAAGCGTGCACGTCTCCAACATCCTCGCCAAGCTCGGCGCCGCCAGCCGCACGGAGGCCGTGGCGATCGCCTACCGCGAGGGGTTGGTCGAGCCGGAGCCGTCCGCTTCCGGGTGATCACCGAAGGACGCTCGCTCAGGACTCGGTCTTCTGGAGGACCGGCTCGATGGTGCGGTCCGCGATCACGGGGTCCGGGGCCGTGTCCCCGCTGTGGTGCTTGGCCCGTTGGATCTGTTCGTAGACGTGGGCGCGCAGTTCGGCGAAGCGGGGGCTGGAGCGGGTGTGCAACTGGTCGCGCTCGTCGGGGAGGTCGATGGTGAGGTCCTCCTGCACGACGGTCGGGGACTTGGAGAGGATCAGGGTGCGCTGGCCGAGGTAGACCGCCTCGTCGATGTCGTGGGTGACGAACAGGACGGTGACGCCGAGTTCGTGCCACAACTTCCGGATGAGGTCCTCCAGTTCGGCGCGGGTCTGCGCGTCGACCGCCGCGAAGGGCTCGTCCATGAGCAGTACCTTCGGCTCGTACGCGACGGCGCGGGCGATGGCGACGCGCTGCTGCATGCCTCCCGAGAGCTGCCAGGGGTATGCCTCGTGGGCGTCGGAGAGGCCGACCACCTCCAGGGCGTGGTCCACCAACTCCCGCTCGCGCGCCTTGCCGAGCTTCTTGCGGCGCAGCGGCAGGGCGACGTTGTCGCGCACGTTCATCCAGGCGAACAGCGAGCGGCCGTACTCCTGGAAGACGACCGCCATGCCGGGCGGCGGTCCGGCGACCGGACGGCCGTCGAGACGCACCTCGCCCCGGGTGGGGGCGAGCAGGCCCGCCATGCACTTCAGCAGGGTGGTCTTGCCGCAGCCCGACGGGCCGACCAGACAGACCAGTTCGCCCTCGGCTATGTGGAAGGTGAGATTGCGCAGCGCCTCGACGTTGCGGTGCCGACCGGTGTAGATCTTCTGCAGGTCCTGTACGTCGAGCATCGACGTCTCCTTGTCAGGCGTTGCGTCTGGGGTTCGTCGGGTGTGCGTCAGGGGTTGCGCTGCGCGCGGCGCAGACCGTGGTACCAGGCCAGGGCGCGGTTCTCGGCGAACCGGAAGAGCAGGGACAGGAGGAAGCCGAGGATGCCGAGGAGCAGGACCCCGCTCCACATCTCGGGGATGGCGAAGGAGCGCTGGAACTGCACGATGGTGAAGCCGAGTCCGTTGCTGGCGGCGAACATCTCGCTGATGACCATGAGGATGATCCCGATCGACAGGGCCTGGCGCATGCCCGTGACGATCTGCGGGCTCGCCGCGCGCAGCACCAGATGCCGCAGGCGCGCGACGCCGGTGATGCCGTAGGAACGGCAGGTGTCGCCGAGCACCTCGTCGACCGCGCGGACGCCTTCGACGGTGTTGAGCAGGATCGGCCACATGCAGCCGCTGACGATGACGAGCACCTTCATGGTGTCGCCGATGCCCGCGAACAGCATGATCACCGGGATGAGCACGGGCGGCGGGATGGCCCGGAAGAGTTCGAGGACCGGTTCCAGGACGTCCCGTACGGCCCGCCGCATGCCGACGACCAGGCCGAGCCCCACTCCGACGACCACGGCGAGGAGGTAGCCGGCCGCGAGGCGCAGCAGGCTGGGGACGACGTCCGACAGCAGCCGTTCCCCCGTCCAGACCTTCCCGAAGCTGTCCAGGATGGTGGACAGGGGCGGGAAGTAGAAGTCGGCGCTGCCCGCGGTCGCGAACCACCACACGGCGAAGAGGACGGCGGGCAGGCCCAGTACCAGCAGCCCGCGTCGCAGGACGGAGAGGGCGGTCATGCAGTCACCTCCCTGCGTACGGACTGGTGCCAGTGCAGTGCCCGTCGTTCGACCGCCCGTGCCGCCAGGTTGACGGCGACGCCGAGCAGACCGGTGACCAGGACGAGGGCGTAGACCTCCGGTACCGCGCCGGACACCTGGGCGACGGCGATCTCGTGGCCGAGTCCCGGGGCGCCGATGACGAGTTCGGCGGTGATGGTGAGGATGAGCGCCACGGTGGCGGCGAGCCGCACCCCCGTCATCACGTACGGCAGCGCGGTCGGCCACAGGACGTGGCGGACCCGGCCCCAGGTGCCGAGCAGATAGCTGCGGGCGGTGTCCTCGGCGACCGGGTCGACGTCCTGCATACCGGCCAGGACCTGGACGATCACCTGCCAGAAGGATGCGTACACGACGAGCAGCAGCTTGGACCTGAGGTCGGTGCCGTAGAGCAGGACCGCGACGGGGATCAGGGCCACGGACGGGATGGGGCGCAGGAACTCGATGGTGGAGGCGGTCACCGCGCGCAGTACGGGCACGGAGCCGATGACGACTCCGGCGGCGACGCCCGCCACGACGGCGACGGCCAGCCCCAGGCCCCACCCGGTCAGGGTGTCCCCGAGCGCGGTCCAGAACGTCGGTTCCGCAAGCAGGGTTCCCAGGGTGCGGACGGTTTCCGAGGCGGGCGGCAGATAGTCGGCCGACACCAGGCTGGTGTGCGGCAGCACTTCTAGTACCGCGACCAGTCCGGCGAGACCGGCGAGGCCGCGCAGTACCGCGACCGGGACCGGACCGCGCCGGGCGGATGCCCCGCCGGGACCGGAGTCGGTCCCGGCGGGCTCCGCCAGTACAGGGGTGAGACCGGGGCTGGTCATGAGAACAGCGCGTTCAGGTCGGGCTTCTTGTCGCCGAAGATGCCGTCCTCCTCGCCGAGGGCGGCCAGCTTCTCCAGGGAGGCCATGTCGACCTCCGCCGGCCAGCTGGGCAGGATGAGCTTGTCGAGAACGTCGCCGCTGATCTTGGTGTAGGAGGTGAGGATCTGGCGCGCCTCGTCGGGGTGCTCGGAGGCGTAGGTCAGCGATTCGGCCATCGCCTCGCTGAACTTCTTCACGAGATCCGGGTTCTCCTGCATCACCTTGGCCGAGGTGAAGTACGTGGCCACGGTGAGCTTCGGGTCGGTCTCGGCGAAGGGCGAGGCGATGACACGGGCGCCCTGCCCCTTGGCGATCGTCGTCGCGGGCTCGCCCATCCAGGCCGCGTCCACCTGCCCGCCGTCGAGGGCGGCGGGCATCTGGTCGAACGGGATCTCGACGAACTTGACCTTGGACGGGTCGCCGCCGGCCTTGCGGACCGACTCGCGGACGGTCGTGTCCCCGATGTTCTGCAGGGTGTTGACCGCCACCGTCTGCCCGGCGAGGTCCTTGGCCGACTTGATCGAGCTGTCCTTCTTGACCGCGACGCCGGTGACGTCGGCGCCGATCTTGCCGTTGGAGGCAGCGCCGTTGACCACCGACTTCACGGGGACGCCCTTGGTCTGGGCGAGCATCAGCGAGGTGGTGTTGCTGAAGCCGAACTGGAACTGGCCGCTCACCACACCGGGGATGATCGCCGCGCCGCCCTGGGCGCTCTCCATCTTCAGCTTGATGCCCCGGCTGCTGAAGAAGCCCTTCTTGTCGCCCAGATAGAGCGGTGCCACATCGACGATCGGGATGATGCCGACCTTGACCTCCGTGGTCTTGCCTCCGCCGGAGGACGCCGAAGCGCCGCTCGAGGAGGACGAGGACCCGCATCCGGCCGCGCCTGCGACCGTGACCACGGCTATGGCTAGCCCGAGAATGCGCCTTTGCATGGGCTCCTCCTGACGGAAACACCTGTGGTGGCGTGCACACCCCGCCGTGACCGGAGAGGTCGAGCGGAGAACCGCGGACTTCCGACGACGAGGCAGCGGAGCGGGGAGTAGCTACCGCTGCCTCGTCGAGACCCGTCGGCCCTCCACCTGTGGACCCGTGGACCCGTGGACCCAGACGTTGTGCACTTTCTTGACGGCCGCAATCTACACACCTATGTTCGCGCTGTCAGTACCCCGGACAAGGGAGGTTGCAAAGTGGACGGCCGTACCCTTTCCGACGTGCACGACGAGACTCCACAGGCGGCCACGGACTTCCCCGAGGGACCGCAGCTGCGCCCCCAGTCGCTGATGTTCGCCTTCTTCGGCGGCCATGTTCTGGAGGAGGGGCCGCTGTGCGTGTACTCCGGCAGCGTCATCGAGGTGCTGGCGCGCGCCGGGGTCGGGGAGCAGGCCGTGCGGTCCACGCTCACCCGGATGGTCAACCGCGGTCTGCTGCAACGTCAGCGGGAGGGGCGCCGGATGTACTTCGGCCTGACCCCGCAGGCCACGGAGATCCTCTGGAACGGCAAGAAGCGGCTCTGGGACACCGGCGCCGTCAACGACGACTGGGACGGCACCTGGACGCTGCTCGGCTTCTCACTGCCCGAGTCCTGGCAGCGTCAGCGGCACGATCTGCGCTCCCGGCTGACCTGGTCGGGCTTCGGCCCCCTCTACAGCGGGCTGTGGATCGCGCCCGGTGACTTCGACGTGTCCGCGCTCGTCTCCGAACTCGGGCTCGCGGCCCACGTCAAGATCTTCCATGCCACGGCCGACGACGCCACCGACATCGGTCTGATGATCCGTGACGCCTGGGACCTGGACGGCGTCGGCGCCAGGTACGCCGACTTCGACAAACGCTGGACCGACTGGCCCGGCCCCGGCTCCGGCTCCGGCTCCGGCTCCGGCTCCGGCTCCGGCTCCGGCTCCGGGGACCCTCTCGGGACCCGGCTGCGCCTGACCAGCGAGTGGCTCCGGATCATCCGCACGGACCCGCGGCTGCCCGCCCGGCATCTGCCCACCGACTGGCCTGCCCGGTCGGCCCACGACACCTTCCACCGCATCGCGGAACAGACCGAGGCCCCCGCCCGCCGGATGGCCGCCCACCTCATGGAGACCACCCCGCTGCGACAGTCCTGACCCGGCGGGAAGCCGACAGGGAGACGAGCGCGAAACCGGCGGCGGCCCGCGACACCCCGGCGGTGCGGCTGCGAGGTCCCGTGGATGGCGGTGTGATGGAGACATGCCCCACGCAGGGCCGAGCCGCCGTTTGTGGACCGGAGGACCGGTTACACGGACGGGACGGCGCGCATCCGCACAAGAAAAGGTGGCTGGTCATGACGCCTGGCACGCATCTCGCTCTGACGCTCACCCTCAGCGGCGGCACGGCCGCCGACGCACGGGCGGTCGTCCACACTCTTGAATCCGCCTTCGGAACGGCGGAGGACATGCCCGGGGACGGGGGCGCAACGGTCTACACGGCCGCGTTCGACAACGACGTGCCGGTCGGTTCCGGTGTGACACCGGCGACTGTGCCACCGCTCTCCGCGCCCGTGACCGTCACCCTCCAGGGCAGCCCCGAGGCGGTACGGCGGGCCGACGAGACCCTCACCTCCGTCTTCACCGTGCGCGAGGAGGGCATGGTCTCCGGCGACCAGGAGCAGGAATGGCAGCTGCGGCTGGAGCCGTAGCGCAGCCTTCGCCTCAGCGCCGAACCGATGCCTCAGACGCCGAGGCGCAGCGCCCGCATCTGCTCGTCGAGGGGGCACAGTCCGACGTCCTCGCGGCGCTCGTCTAGGGTCCGGGGCTGACGGACCGGATACGGACGGAAGGTCGCGGGGTCCACACGGGTGCCGTAGAACTGCGGCTGGCCGAGTTCGACGGCGCAGTGGTCGGCGATGTACGCGTGGTGCGGCGCGGGACAGCGTCCGTCCGCGGTGGCCTGGGCGATCAGGTCGCGGCAGGTGAGCTGGAAGTCGAGGTCGGGAGCGTGCAGGAGGATCATCAGCGCCGCCGTGGAGGCGGGCGCGCCGACCAGGTCGGCGGTCGGCCAGGCATGACGCTTGACGATGGTCTTCAGCGCTTCGGCGTTGCCCCTGCGGCACTCGGTGATACGGCGGCGCGCCACCTGTGTGGGGCTGCGGTGTGCCGCCCGCGTGACGCTCTGGTCCTCGTCCGCCCTGCGGACCAGTTCGTGGGCGAGGGCGGCCGCGAGAGCCGGCACGACGAGCGGACGCACTTCCTGAACCCCGTCGTGTATCTCGTCGTGGCTGCGCCCCACCCCGTCCTCCCCCGCCGAGTCGTGTACTCGCCCGGCGTGCCCGTCCCGGCAGGGGTGCCCCGGGTCACCGCCCGGGGCACCCGCCGGCTCCATGGGCCCGTCGCGACCCGGAAGGGGGGCGACCCCCGTACGCCCCTCCCGTGCCGTGTCGTGCGCGACGTGGCCCGGCATGCCGGAACCGCTCATGACGCCCCCTGGATTTCCGATGAGAACCACACCCGCTTCCCCGGCTCGCCGGGGTCGGGCGGTGCGATGCCCCAGTCGTCGACCAGCGCGGCCACGATGGCGAGCCCGCGTCCGGACTCGTCGGCGTCGTCCGCCGTGCGGTGGCGCGGCAGGTCGGGCGAGTGGTCGGCGACCGTCACCCGCACTTCGTGGCCGGTGCACTCGACGCTGACGGTGATCATGTCATCGGCGTCGGGGCTGCCGTGCCTGACGGCGTTGGCGAACAGTTCGTCGGTGGCCAGGACTGCGTTGTCGAGCCGCTCGGCCGGCAACCGCAGGTACGACAACTGCTCGGCGACCATGCGGCGTACGCCCGAGGCGCGCGAGGGCTGCGCGGGGACCACGATGCGAAGGACCCGGGCCGCGCTCACGGAGACGGGCTCGGCCGGAGCCGCGGACGTGACCGGGGTGGTCCGGGCGCTCTCACCGGCCCAGGGCCGACCGGTGGGCGGGTCGTGGTCCGCGCCGCGCGTCAGCGAGGGTGACGGCCGACGGCGGTGCGCCCTGGATGCCGTCATCGTGCCTCCTTCATGTGCAGCACGGGTGGGGGACGGTCTCGGTGGCTGCTCGTGCAGCCAACCGGCCGGAGCAGCGGCGGACCAGGGGGTACGGGGGTTGTCCGGTTGCAGGCGCGTAGTGGTGTGGCATGTATGTTCGAAAGCGTGAGCAACGTGAGCGAAGGCCGGGCCATCGACAGCGGGCAGGGTGCCCGCGGCTGGTCCGGCGTGAGCGGCAAGCGTGTGCTCGTCACCGGCGGTACGCGAGGGCTCGGCGAGCAGATTGTGCGGCTGCTGGCCGCCGAGGGCGCCCGGGTCGCTACGTGTGCCCGCACGGCACAGGACCTGGAGACGCTGAGAGGCACGGTCGACGCCGCGGCGCCCGACGGGTTGTTCACCCGAGCCCTCGATGTCACCGAGCCGGAGCGGCTGGAGGCGTTCGTCACGGCCTCGGCAAGTCGTTTCGGTGGCCTGGACGGGGTGGTGGCCTGTGCGGGGGGTTCTCGCGGGCGCGGCCTCGAACAGACGGACGCCGGGGACTGGGCCGCGACCTGGGAGCTGAACGTCGGACACACCGCGCGACTGGTGCGGGCCGCCGTCCCGTATCTGCGTACGGCGGGCGGTGGCTCGGTCGTCGTCATCTCGTCGATATCCGGCTGGAAGCCGGGACCCGACGCGCAGTACGGAACCGCGAAGTCCGCGCAGATCCATCTGGCCGCCTCGCTGGCCCGCGAACTCGGCCCGGACGGGATCCGGGTGAACGCCGTCTCGCCGGGGTCGATGCTCATTCCGGGCCGGCGCTGGGACCGGATGCGCAGGGACGAGCCCGAGGCCTTCGCCGCGTTCGCGGCGGCCGAGCTGCCGGGCGGCGAGCCGGTCGCGCCGCAGGAGGTGGCCCGCGTGGTGGCGTTCCTGCTGTCGGACTGGTCGAGCGGGATCTCCGGGGCCAATCTGCCCGTCGACCGCGCCCAGAACGCGCCCTCCCCCGACGGTTACTAAGTCGTCGAGTGGGCCGATCGAGCCAGGGCCGGTCGTCATGCCACCGCCCCCAGCACCGGTCGGGACCTGCGCTCGAACTCCTGGACCAGCGGCTCGTGGCGGCGGGGCTCCAGCCTCTTGCGGAAGTCGCGCAGTGCCTGGATGGACCGCTCGCTGTGCACCGTACTGAGCGTGTCCAGCGCCTTGGTCGCCGTACCGATCGCCTCGTCGAGGCGGTTCTGCTGGAGGTGTGCCGTCGCCAGTACGGAACGGCTGATGGCCTGGCGCCTGCGCCGGTCCGCGTTGGCGTCGACCGACTCACCGGCCGTGCGCTCCGCCTGCGCGGCCAGGCCGAGGTCGCGGAAGCACAGGGCTGACTCGGCCTGCAGATAGTGGTGATCGAGGAAACGCACCCACACGGACTCCTGCGCGGCTCCCCGGCTCGCGTCCAGTTGCTGTTCCGCGAGCCTCAGCGCCTCGGACGTCTCACCGGAGCGGCCCCGCGCCGCGTGTCCGCGCGCCGACATGGCGTACAGGCGCATCAGGCCGAGCGGGCTGCCCGAGCCCTTCGCGGTCGCGATGCCGGCCCTCGCCAGCGCCACGCCCTCGTCCGGGCGGCCGAGGTTGGTGGCGAGGTGGGAGAGCCCGGCCAGGATCTGCCCGCCCAGGACACGGTCGCGGCCCTCGGCACAGAGCCGCAGCGCCTGCGTCATATAGCGCTGTGCGAGCCCGTACTCCCCCGCGTCGTACGAGCTCCAGCCGGCCATCGCGGCGAGGCGGGCGGCCGCCGCGTACAGCAGGCGCTGCTGGTGCGGGGGTGTGCCGCGGCGCTGGAGCATGGGCACGACCTCGGTGCACAGGTAGTGCACGATGCTGGTGCGCACTCCCCCGCCGCCGAAGTGGTTGTCCATCTGGTCGAACATGCTGATCATGGCGTGGACCTGCTCGACGGGCCCGCCGTCGGTGACCGGTGCGAGCCGCGCGACGTCGTGATTCCCGGCGTGCTCCACCAGCCAGAGCAGCCACTCGCGCTGAGGGTCCGTCAGTGCGCCCGCGACGAAGGGGACCGCGCCGAGGAGGCTGCGGCGGGAGATGTCGGTGGAACCCAGTTCGGCCAAGGTGTGCAAGGTGTCTGCCAGGTCTTCGCGGTACACGAGTGCCCTGCCGACGACCGGGCGTTGCTGGTCGGGCAGAAAGCCGAGGTCCGTCGGCGACACGGCGTGGCGGAGTCGCTCGGACAGGACGGCGGCGATCAACTCCGGGGTGTTGCCCCGGGGTTGCTGGCCGTTCAGCCAGCGGGTGACCGACGCCTTGTCGTAGTTCGAGTCCGCGCCCTGTCTGCGCCCCAGTTCGTTGACCCGCAGGGCGAGCGAGGCATACGAGCAGCCGGCGTCTCTGAGGGCGGCCGCCAGCGCCTTGTTGGCCCCGGCGGGACCCTTGCCCGGGCTCCTCGATTGTCCGTCGGTCACGGTGGCCATCCAGGTGTCGCATCGCGGTGCTGCGGTCTGCCCTCCCTGCCGGGGCGTCAAGTCCGGGAAGCCGATGCGCTGTTGTGCGCCGTCGCCGCCGGACTGTGCGGCAGGTCACTCGATCACTATGATGGCCGACACACACAACCCGCAACAAGCGTTCTGATAATTTCAGAACGATCCTCATCGCTCTGTCTGTGTCAGCGACCTCGTGGCACACTGCACGCTGTGACGGCCGTTCCGGGAGGTAGGACGTGAGCGACAACCGCTCGGGCGGCAGTGCACCGACCGTCCT contains:
- a CDS encoding UBP-type zinc finger domain-containing protein is translated as MTTDGIDPGVPPSGAGCVECDEVGGWWFHLRRCAQCGHVGCCDDSPAKHATAHHQTTGHPIIRSFEPGEAWFWNFKTSELYESGPELAPPLAHPADQPAPGPAGRVPANWAETLR
- a CDS encoding helix-turn-helix transcriptional regulator, whose amino-acid sequence is MPTTSFTTPFIGREDELARLTRVLDRARAGEARAVLVAGDAGVGKTRLLAEAAGHAAEAGTTVVTGHCVDLGDVGLPYLPFTEIVGVLADDERFSAALASHPVVDRLLGDGGGGAGDAGGRLQLFEGMASLLTDLAGTAPLLLVLEDLHWADQSSRDLLRFLLSRGILQSRVRSRGADAVAGGAPGQRLAVFASYRADDLHRRHPLRPLLAELVRLPVVERLELRPMPDGEVARLVRAQQAAPLPDATVRRIVERAEGNAFYAEELLAATSETMPGAVSAVPSGLADVLLIRFEQLTATAQQVLRTAAVAGRRVEHDLLRDTVQLPEEELESALREAVGRQLLVPGDDDTYSFRHALIREAVYADLLPGERVRLHRAFAGVLAGRGHRAESAAERAHHSRESHDLADALAASLEAADHAGSVRAPAEELRHLEAALDLWSAVPAAARPDGFDTVTLTLRASAAAAHAGETHRAVSLTRSALARVGNDEDSELAARVRYTLAGNLMRIDNLAAAFTYSNEALAMIPADPPSRTWVWAASTHVMAATYMGEDEAAHRVARKALRIAEELDVSDAQADLLISLVSLEGGSRRTPEGRARLRDARELARRAGNASVEMRALFNLSIGAHESGDLDECLTWLTEGLERAGRAGLLSSPYPVEMRYLRSLMLYTLGQWDECLRAAETELDGLPTAGRYAIGPALSVALARGDQHAVERARALLDGPFDWMATLVAGLLLTDAAVLRHDAEGALEQFRTTLAALIDDAGTTPHVAVRLAALALTAIGDAVVDSRRTGDEEGVDRWTETGTELVELARITANKGEDDTPQGPEGLAWLARAEAEWTRACARPDDGPGVELSVGAWEKAVAAFGYGDVYEQARCQLRLAEALLVAERRDEAAAHARTARDTAVRLGAVPLLDEVERLIRRGRLAETPSAAERAPVLTARENDVLLLLSRGRTNRQIGEELFISGKTASVHVSNILAKLGAASRTEAVAIAYREGLVEPEPSASG
- a CDS encoding ABC transporter ATP-binding protein, which codes for MLDVQDLQKIYTGRHRNVEALRNLTFHIAEGELVCLVGPSGCGKTTLLKCMAGLLAPTRGEVRLDGRPVAGPPPGMAVVFQEYGRSLFAWMNVRDNVALPLRRKKLGKARERELVDHALEVVGLSDAHEAYPWQLSGGMQQRVAIARAVAYEPKVLLMDEPFAAVDAQTRAELEDLIRKLWHELGVTVLFVTHDIDEAVYLGQRTLILSKSPTVVQEDLTIDLPDERDQLHTRSSPRFAELRAHVYEQIQRAKHHSGDTAPDPVIADRTIEPVLQKTES
- a CDS encoding ABC transporter permease; translation: MTALSVLRRGLLVLGLPAVLFAVWWFATAGSADFYFPPLSTILDSFGKVWTGERLLSDVVPSLLRLAAGYLLAVVVGVGLGLVVGMRRAVRDVLEPVLELFRAIPPPVLIPVIMLFAGIGDTMKVLVIVSGCMWPILLNTVEGVRAVDEVLGDTCRSYGITGVARLRHLVLRAASPQIVTGMRQALSIGIILMVISEMFAASNGLGFTIVQFQRSFAIPEMWSGVLLLGILGFLLSLLFRFAENRALAWYHGLRRAQRNP
- a CDS encoding ABC transporter permease, translating into MTSPGLTPVLAEPAGTDSGPGGASARRGPVPVAVLRGLAGLAGLVAVLEVLPHTSLVSADYLPPASETVRTLGTLLAEPTFWTALGDTLTGWGLGLAVAVVAGVAAGVVIGSVPVLRAVTASTIEFLRPIPSVALIPVAVLLYGTDLRSKLLLVVYASFWQVIVQVLAGMQDVDPVAEDTARSYLLGTWGRVRHVLWPTALPYVMTGVRLAATVALILTITAELVIGAPGLGHEIAVAQVSGAVPEVYALVLVTGLLGVAVNLAARAVERRALHWHQSVRREVTA